A stretch of Henckelia pumila isolate YLH828 chromosome 4, ASM3356847v2, whole genome shotgun sequence DNA encodes these proteins:
- the LOC140865441 gene encoding heat shock 70 kDa protein 4-like: MAGENEGLAIGIDLGTTYSCVAVWQRNRVKIIPNDQGNRITPSYVSFNQAERLIGDAAKNVVALNPTNTVFDAKRLIGRRFSDPLVQSDKKHWPFKVICGANDKPMISVTYQGEEKLFAAEQISSMVLANMKDIAEAFLGFPVKNSVITVPAYFNDSQRRATKDAGTLSGLNVLRIIAEPTAAAIAYGLDKMSSSSDEKNVLIFDLGGGTFDVSLLTMVKSTFKVKSTAGNTHLGGEDFDNRVVNYLVQDFETRHKKDIRDNPRALRRLRTACERAKRNLSFMALTTIGIDCLYEGIDFEYKLTREKFEELNMDLFEKCIGHVEKCLKDGKMDKKSVHDVVLVGGSTRIPKVQQLLQDFFIGKQLCKSIHPDEAVAYGAAVQAAILTGQDNHEIRDLIWWDVTPLSLGISVNENEMRVVVPKNTTIPTKKEDAAFTNLDHQTGITFMVYEGERPRASDNIQLGKFVLSGIPSALMGVHKFNVCFEIDANGILTVSAEDKTSGKTNSITISNVKGMLSSKDEIERMLEEAERFELEDEEHKKSFNARGLLVTYVYVTRNLVTKVAASTEAIKIEDEIKQAIKWLDEHRVGKSELFENKTKELKSIWDPIIRG, encoded by the exons ATGGCTGGAGAAAACGAAGGACTAGCGATCGGAATCGACTTGGGTACCACTTATTCTTGCGTAGCTGTGTGGCAACGGAATCGCGTTAAGATCATACCTAATGATCAGGGCAATCGCATCACGCCTTCTTACGTATCTTTCAACCAAGCCGAACGTCTCATCGGCGATGCTGCCAAGAATGTTGTGGCCTTGAACCCCACAAACACTGTCTTCG ATGCTAAGAGGTTGATCGGTCGGAGATTTAGCGACCCTTTGGTCCAAAGCGATAAGAAACACTGGCCATTTAAAGTCATTTGTGGCGCAAACGATAAGCCCATGATTTCGGTTACCTACCAAGGTGAAGAGAAACTATTTGCTGCCGAACAGATTTCTTCGATGGTCCTCGCCAACATGAAGGACATTGCTGAAGCTTTTCTTGGATTTCCAGTTAAAAATTCAGTTATTACTGTACCTGCCTACTTCAATGATTCCCAGAGGCGCGCGACTAAGGATGCCGGAACGCTTTCTGGGCTTAATGTCTTGCGTATCATTGCTGAACCAACTGCTGCGGCCATCGCCTATGGACTTGACAAAATGTCTAGTAGCTCCGACGAAAAGAATGTACTTATTTTCGACCTTGGTGGTGGAACTTTTGATGTTTCTCTTCTAACGATGGTGAAAAGTACCTTTAAGGTTAAGTCAACCGCGGGTAACACACACCTTGGAGGAGAAGATTTTGACAATAGAGTGGTTAATTAtttggttcaagattttgagacAAGGCACAAAAAGGACATAAGAGACAATCCCCGAGCATTGAGAAGGTTACGGACAGCTTGTGAGAGGGCAAAGAGGAATCTATCCTTCATGGCACTAACGACTATTGGAATCGATTGTTTGTACGAAGGAATCGATTTTGAATACAAACTAACTCGCGAAAAATTTGAGGAGCTCAACATGGACTTGTTTGAGAAATGCATTGGCCATGTGGAGAAGTGTTTGAAGGATGGTAAGATGGACAAGAAAAGCGTCCATGATGTGGTTCTTGTCGGTGGATCCACTAGAATTCCAAAGGTTCAACAGTTGCTTCAAGATTTTTTCATTGGTAAACAGTTGTGTAAAAGCATTCATCCTGATGAGGCCGTTGCCTATGGTGCTGCAGTTCAAGCTGCGATTTTGACTGGCCAGGATAATCACGAGATTCGCGATTTAATCTGGTGGGATGTCACCCCTCTCTCTCTCGGCATATCTGTTAATGAAAATGAAATGAGGGTAGTAGTCCCTAAAAATACGACAATCCCTACTAAGAAAGAAGACGCAGCGTTCACCAATCTTGATCACCAAACTGGGATCACCTTCATGGTGTATGAAGGCGAAAGGCCCAGAGCAAGCGACAACATTCAGTTGGGCAAATTTGTATTGTCTGGCATTCCATCTGCTCTTATGGGTGTCCATAAATTTAATGTTTGCTTCGAAATCGATGCCAATGGCATCTTAACCGTGTCTGCTGAAGATAAAACGAGTGGTAAGACGAACAGCATCACAATCAGCAATGTTAAAGGCATGTTGTCCAGTAAGGATGAGATTGAGAGAATGTTGGAGGAAGCAGAGAGATTTGAGTTAGAAGATGAGGAGCATAAAAAGTCATTCAATGCAAGGGGACTTTTGGTAACTTATGTGTATGTCACCAGAAATCTTGTGACCAAAGTAGCAGCGAGCACCGAAGCCATAAAAATAGAAGACGAGATCAAGCAAGCTATCAAGTGGTTGGATGAACACAGAGTTGGAAAGTCAGAATTGTTCGAGAACAAAACAAAGGAGTTGAAGAGCATTTGGGATCCTATTATTAGAGGGTAA